The Pseudarthrobacter sulfonivorans genome includes a window with the following:
- a CDS encoding diguanylate cyclase domain-containing protein: MKDTPSTTPRSFSLQREWSGAFTLMLLALFIGAAVTVVGVRFVVNEMEAATARLQAEYGSVAELTAALETHEQLGHQLLAAAPVNREAFVLEQKEIEELFRAAAAAEAADEGRPDALSAAQQDWQAGLENGGLWSSNVLELTGNSAANAPAFAAASSSVRTQLAAIQQSSLQALNRGLVDTRELEGLLVVGRIGLFVVAIGATLYFRRRVVKDLMWPVNSLRRGVLKLQSGDYSHRLDVARRDELGEVAVAFNGMAASLQDSHKALTHRATHDDLTGLANRAALAERLLASFEPDSDRRTRHEGLLFIDIDDFKDVNDSLGHEGGDALLAQLAERLRASVRSHDLVARLGGDEFAVVVLDNDDGTPATGPVAERIYEALSEPFVIGDRSLRVSLSMGVAQRTADTADVTELLRQADSAMYRAKLGGKARYEVHGGESPVVEPV; encoded by the coding sequence GTGAAGGACACTCCGTCCACCACGCCGCGCTCCTTTAGCCTGCAGCGTGAATGGTCCGGGGCATTCACGCTGATGCTGCTGGCCCTGTTCATCGGCGCGGCGGTCACTGTCGTCGGAGTCCGGTTTGTGGTGAACGAGATGGAAGCTGCCACCGCCCGGCTCCAGGCCGAGTACGGCAGTGTCGCGGAGCTGACGGCCGCCCTTGAGACGCATGAGCAGCTGGGACACCAGTTGCTCGCGGCGGCACCCGTGAACCGGGAGGCATTTGTCCTGGAACAAAAGGAAATTGAGGAGCTCTTCCGGGCGGCCGCCGCAGCCGAGGCTGCGGACGAAGGCCGGCCCGATGCCCTGTCCGCGGCACAGCAGGACTGGCAGGCCGGCCTGGAGAACGGTGGCCTCTGGAGTTCCAACGTTCTGGAGCTCACGGGAAACAGTGCGGCTAACGCCCCTGCCTTCGCCGCTGCCAGCTCGTCCGTCCGGACGCAGCTGGCCGCCATCCAGCAGTCCTCCCTCCAGGCGCTGAACAGGGGGCTCGTGGACACGCGCGAGCTCGAAGGCCTCCTGGTGGTTGGCCGGATCGGGCTGTTCGTGGTGGCCATCGGCGCCACCCTGTACTTCCGCCGCCGGGTGGTCAAGGACCTGATGTGGCCCGTCAACAGCCTCCGACGGGGCGTCCTGAAGCTGCAATCCGGCGACTACAGCCACCGCCTGGACGTGGCCCGGCGCGACGAGCTGGGCGAGGTGGCCGTGGCGTTCAACGGGATGGCCGCATCGCTGCAGGACAGCCATAAAGCCCTGACGCACCGTGCCACGCACGATGACCTCACCGGGCTCGCCAACCGTGCGGCCCTGGCCGAGCGTCTGCTGGCGTCCTTCGAGCCGGACAGCGACCGCCGGACGCGGCACGAGGGCCTGCTGTTCATCGACATCGACGATTTCAAGGACGTCAACGATTCCTTGGGCCATGAGGGCGGCGACGCGCTGCTGGCCCAGCTGGCCGAGCGGCTGCGGGCCAGCGTCCGCAGCCACGACTTGGTGGCCCGGCTGGGAGGCGACGAGTTCGCCGTCGTGGTTTTGGATAACGACGACGGCACTCCGGCAACGGGGCCCGTCGCCGAGCGGATCTATGAGGCTCTTAGCGAGCCGTTCGTGATTGGTGACCGCTCGTTGCGGGTGTCACTGAGCATGGGGGTCGCGCAGCGCACCGCGGACACCGCGGACGTGACGGAGCTGCTGCGGCAGGCCGATTCGGCCATGTACCGGGCCAAGCTCGGCGGCAAGGCCCGGTACGAGGTCCACGGCGGGGAATCACCGGTGGTCGAGCCTGTCTAG
- a CDS encoding phosphoglycerate dehydrogenase → MTDLEDGPGLALGDVLITTPSFGQHSEEPWDELRRHGLQARRASGQHPLSTADLAQQVGSCDALLVGLDIVDAQVMDAAPRLRVIAKHGVGTDNIDLEAARKRGITVVNAPGGNSDAVADLTLGLLLALARQIVPAHASVMAGRWDRFFGPQLSGRTMGVVGFGRIGQAVARRAQGFGPRLLAHDPFVPAEVMHAAGVTPASLDEIFLLCDVITLHLPSAPNGTPIVSGDVLQRLKPGTLLVNAARGDLVDGPAIAEALSSGALGGYAADAFTPEPPPADHPLLKAPRTLFTPHIGAFTDMSNAAMGTTVVGDIARVLNGDAAVNAVV, encoded by the coding sequence ATGACGGACCTGGAAGACGGGCCCGGCCTTGCACTGGGTGACGTTCTCATCACCACGCCGAGCTTCGGACAACACTCGGAGGAGCCCTGGGACGAACTGCGCCGGCACGGACTGCAGGCGCGGCGTGCGTCCGGTCAGCACCCTTTGAGCACGGCGGACCTGGCCCAACAGGTCGGCTCTTGCGACGCGCTCTTGGTGGGTCTTGACATTGTGGATGCGCAGGTCATGGATGCCGCGCCGCGGCTCCGGGTGATCGCCAAGCACGGTGTGGGCACAGACAACATCGATCTGGAAGCAGCCCGCAAGAGAGGTATCACGGTGGTCAACGCGCCGGGTGGCAACTCGGACGCCGTGGCGGACCTCACGCTCGGACTTCTGCTGGCCCTTGCGCGCCAGATTGTGCCGGCACATGCGAGCGTAATGGCTGGCCGATGGGACCGATTCTTCGGCCCGCAGCTGTCCGGGCGGACCATGGGCGTTGTGGGGTTTGGCCGCATTGGGCAGGCCGTCGCGCGGCGGGCCCAAGGGTTCGGGCCAAGGCTCCTCGCTCACGACCCGTTTGTGCCGGCTGAGGTGATGCACGCCGCAGGAGTAACACCTGCCTCGCTCGACGAGATCTTCCTGCTGTGCGACGTGATCACTCTGCACCTGCCCAGCGCCCCCAATGGCACCCCGATTGTCTCCGGGGACGTTCTGCAACGACTGAAGCCGGGAACGCTTCTGGTCAACGCGGCACGCGGCGACCTCGTCGATGGCCCTGCGATCGCCGAGGCGCTCAGCTCAGGAGCGCTCGGGGGATACGCGGCGGACGCCTTCACGCCGGAGCCCCCGCCCGCGGATCATCCGCTGCTGAAAGCCCCCCGCACGCTGTTTACGCCGCATATCGGAGCATTCACCGACATGTCGAACGCCGCGATGGGGACGACAGTAGTGGGCGACATCGCGCGCGTGTTGAACGGTGATGCTGCGGTCAACGCAGTCGTCTAG
- a CDS encoding Nramp family divalent metal transporter yields MSATTVTVTPPGVPDPYVLRKEDALEPPTTFRGRFRYLGPGMLLSAAVVGSGELITTTALGAQAGFVLLWLVIISAAVKVWVQLELARWSILSGKTALEGYAQVGPKIGRISWINVLWIGMDIAKMLQRGGIIGGAVTACSLLLPIVDKPLSFPSLLIWTVIILIVTVGVVYLNRYSLIERIAVIAIAFTTLATVALAVGLPFTEFSYGPVDLATGLAFAIPVGTIGIAVAMFGLTGVGADEMTTYTYWCLEKGYARWIGPDDGSEARAKRAEGWLKVLKLDVLLSWVVCTACTLAFYIIGAAVLHPQGLVPKGMEMISTLSKVWSSVLGDWGGVFFLIAAAVILAKTFLASCASVPRLWANTLGLLGVIDWRNPEQRQRTIRALVLILPPIWAVSFLFIQSPLLMVQIGGIASGIFLVAVVFATWHLRREVPERFRGGMLNTGMLVLSSLAITALGIYTITQVFGVKIG; encoded by the coding sequence ATGTCAGCGACGACAGTAACCGTTACGCCCCCGGGCGTGCCCGACCCCTATGTGCTCCGTAAAGAAGACGCCCTGGAGCCGCCAACAACCTTCCGTGGGCGGTTCCGCTACCTCGGTCCCGGGATGCTGTTGTCCGCCGCGGTTGTCGGATCCGGTGAGCTCATCACCACAACCGCCCTCGGTGCCCAGGCTGGCTTTGTCCTCCTCTGGCTGGTGATTATCAGCGCCGCAGTGAAGGTATGGGTGCAACTGGAGCTCGCCCGCTGGTCCATTCTTTCCGGCAAGACCGCCCTCGAAGGCTACGCGCAGGTGGGGCCAAAAATCGGCCGCATCAGCTGGATCAACGTTCTGTGGATCGGCATGGACATCGCCAAGATGCTCCAGCGCGGAGGGATCATCGGCGGGGCGGTGACTGCCTGTTCGCTACTCCTTCCGATCGTGGACAAGCCGCTGAGCTTCCCGTCGCTCCTCATTTGGACTGTCATCATCCTGATCGTGACTGTCGGCGTGGTGTACCTGAACCGCTACAGCCTCATTGAACGCATCGCTGTCATCGCCATCGCGTTCACCACGCTGGCCACCGTCGCACTCGCCGTGGGCCTGCCCTTCACGGAGTTCTCCTACGGCCCCGTGGACCTTGCGACCGGGCTCGCCTTCGCCATCCCGGTGGGCACGATCGGCATCGCCGTCGCCATGTTCGGACTGACGGGCGTCGGGGCCGACGAGATGACGACCTACACGTATTGGTGCCTGGAGAAGGGGTACGCGCGCTGGATCGGTCCGGATGATGGCAGCGAGGCGCGGGCCAAGCGCGCTGAGGGATGGCTGAAAGTCCTGAAGCTCGATGTCCTGCTGAGCTGGGTTGTGTGTACTGCATGCACTCTGGCCTTCTACATCATCGGCGCCGCAGTGCTGCACCCCCAGGGGCTGGTGCCCAAGGGCATGGAGATGATCAGCACTCTCTCGAAGGTCTGGAGCAGCGTGCTCGGCGACTGGGGCGGAGTCTTCTTCCTGATTGCCGCGGCAGTCATCCTTGCCAAGACCTTCCTCGCATCCTGCGCAAGCGTCCCACGGCTGTGGGCCAACACGCTGGGACTGCTGGGAGTCATCGACTGGCGCAACCCTGAACAGCGTCAGCGCACCATCCGCGCCCTGGTCCTCATCCTCCCGCCGATCTGGGCGGTCTCGTTCCTCTTCATCCAGTCCCCGCTGCTCATGGTCCAAATCGGCGGGATCGCCAGCGGAATCTTCCTTGTCGCCGTCGTCTTCGCTACCTGGCACCTGCGCCGCGAGGTCCCGGAGCGCTTCCGCGGGGGCATGCTCAACACAGGCATGCTGGTACTTTCGAGCCTCGCCATCACTGCGCTGGGCATCTACACGATCACGCAGGTGTTCGGAGTGAAAATTGGTTAA
- a CDS encoding HpcH/HpaI aldolase family protein: MTSELALEFARKIRAREQAVGYWAVLDAPVATERIGRLGYDYVALDAQHGLLGYSGVLNGLMAIDAGHTAVGMVRVEDNNLTAIGKALDAGAVGVIVPLVNTAADAAAAVAAAKYPPMGGRSYGPMRSALRIGPVPAEANATTLVFAMIETPDGLANVKEICATPGLDGIYVGPSDLAIAVGGAFPGDPAIETEFNAALKTIAEAAASAGIAAGIHTPAGDVAALRLSQGYTFTTIASDLTHLEQIAKAHLAAATSAVNTKG; the protein is encoded by the coding sequence ATGACATCCGAACTGGCCCTCGAATTCGCCCGCAAGATCCGCGCCCGGGAACAGGCGGTGGGCTACTGGGCAGTGCTGGACGCGCCCGTGGCCACCGAACGCATCGGCCGGCTCGGCTACGACTACGTGGCACTCGACGCGCAGCACGGTCTGCTCGGCTACTCGGGTGTGCTCAACGGTCTGATGGCCATCGACGCCGGGCACACCGCCGTCGGCATGGTCCGGGTGGAGGACAACAACCTGACCGCGATCGGAAAGGCCCTGGACGCCGGTGCCGTGGGCGTCATCGTTCCGCTGGTCAATACGGCAGCTGATGCGGCCGCCGCCGTTGCCGCAGCCAAGTACCCGCCCATGGGCGGACGCTCCTACGGACCCATGCGCTCCGCCCTGCGGATCGGGCCGGTGCCGGCCGAAGCCAACGCCACCACGCTGGTGTTCGCCATGATCGAAACACCGGACGGTCTGGCCAACGTCAAGGAAATCTGCGCTACCCCGGGCCTGGACGGCATCTATGTGGGCCCGTCAGACCTGGCCATCGCCGTGGGCGGGGCATTCCCCGGGGACCCCGCGATCGAAACCGAATTCAACGCCGCGCTGAAGACCATCGCCGAGGCCGCAGCCTCCGCCGGCATCGCCGCGGGCATCCACACACCCGCGGGGGACGTGGCCGCACTTCGGCTCAGCCAGGGCTACACGTTCACCACCATCGCCTCGGACCTCACCCACCTGGAACAGATCGCCAAGGCCCATCTCGCCGCCGCCACCAGCGCCGTCAACACTAAGGGCTGA
- a CDS encoding aldo/keto reductase: MSKQPEGTQVDGLRLPISRLVLGTMTFGDTVDEATAGRMVEEALDAGITTIDTANAYVGGATEEMLSRLLKERRGEVILASKAGMPHPDHGANSPLSPAGLRSSVEGSLRRLGVDSIDLFYLHQPDRATPLHQTLSTVAELVAEGKIGALGVSNFAAWQIADVIHVAREVGAPRPVVAQQLYNLVARRVEEEYLEFAATHNVHTMVYNPLGGGLLTGKHSFEAKPTEGRYGDSKLAAMYTQRYWDRQLFDAINELSLVAKELGITLAELSLRWLAYRDGVGSMLLGGSKVEQLQANIAAVANGPLPADVVEACDAVGAGLRGPMPAYNR, translated from the coding sequence ATGAGCAAGCAGCCCGAAGGCACCCAGGTGGACGGCCTGAGACTCCCCATCTCCCGGCTGGTACTGGGAACCATGACGTTCGGCGACACCGTTGACGAGGCCACCGCGGGGCGGATGGTGGAGGAGGCGCTCGACGCCGGCATCACCACCATCGACACCGCAAACGCCTATGTGGGGGGAGCCACGGAGGAAATGCTGTCCCGCCTCCTGAAGGAACGGCGCGGCGAGGTCATCCTCGCGTCCAAGGCCGGCATGCCGCACCCGGACCACGGAGCGAACTCACCCCTGTCCCCGGCCGGGCTGCGCAGCAGTGTGGAGGGCAGCCTCCGCCGGCTCGGCGTGGACAGCATCGACCTGTTCTACCTGCACCAGCCGGACCGGGCCACGCCCCTGCACCAGACCCTGTCCACGGTGGCGGAGCTGGTTGCCGAGGGGAAGATCGGCGCCCTGGGTGTGTCCAACTTCGCCGCCTGGCAGATCGCCGACGTCATCCACGTGGCGCGCGAAGTGGGGGCGCCGCGGCCCGTCGTCGCGCAGCAGCTGTACAACCTGGTGGCGCGCCGGGTTGAGGAGGAGTACCTCGAATTCGCGGCCACGCACAATGTCCACACCATGGTTTACAACCCCCTGGGCGGCGGCCTGCTCACCGGCAAGCACAGCTTCGAGGCCAAGCCCACCGAGGGCCGCTACGGCGACTCCAAACTTGCCGCCATGTACACCCAGCGCTACTGGGACCGGCAGCTGTTCGACGCCATTAACGAACTTTCCCTTGTTGCGAAGGAGCTTGGCATCACGCTTGCCGAGCTGTCGCTGCGGTGGCTGGCCTACCGCGACGGCGTGGGCTCCATGCTGCTGGGCGGTTCCAAGGTGGAACAGCTCCAGGCCAACATCGCCGCGGTGGCCAACGGGCCGCTCCCGGCCGACGTCGTGGAGGCGTGCGACGCCGTTGGAGCCGGACTCCGCGGCCCGATGCCCGCCTACAACCGCTGA
- the pdxA gene encoding 4-hydroxythreonine-4-phosphate dehydrogenase PdxA — protein MAHVFVQADDFSGAAEVGYCFVEHGLSTQVLLGTPDGGASSPGNVTDVVVVDTHSRGLPEAAAEALATEAFSSSAASEAQVSFKKTDSLWRGNIRAEVAALTGLGYHAVIAGALPQLERSVRDGKPFAAGVPLGQTELWQAEISAPPADILSLLSPDKAASVQTVDLAELRSGSLAAKLAGKLESTEPTLVVVDGETVPDLQIVVDALLELGFSAGGRRVVLVGTGGAADTLAKRLAAQLARNAQAAARADATSAERKLTARPVLAVVGSASGTAQKQLAQLEDRGFTVVRLNPDSADTAGAYAAELAQVWRSLAAGTCVAITVAAAKVDPSNAARIVQALSRFAAQAATESGADLILTGGETAREVLDAVGLQRLVPLAAVQHGAVLSRADDGTLVGTKPGSFGDDLALVQLYNEIRERRGQSADAPANTLPSKTSERPGAEMTTAAANKTEQAALPHIAVTMGDGAGVGPEVVVAAVLDPQSNAECRPVVIGDALRLRQAADILGIEADIRTIASVEDAVFMPGRVNVIDMALLPEDLPWGQLSPVAGHAAYEYIRVASELAMAGKVQAICTAPLNKEALHAAGHIFPGHTELLAQLTGTEEVSMMLSTPKIRVIHVTTHIGLMDAIRKINPDLVERTIRRGHEALIRAGIPNPKIGVCAINPHAGENGLFGQGEEAEKIEPGVKAAQAAGIDVTGPLPADTLFFLAGRGDYDLVVAMYHDQGHGPVKVLGIEAGVNITVGLPVIRTSVDHGTAFDIAGKAIADSRSMVEALHQAAEMATRPAVVGG, from the coding sequence GTGGCTCACGTGTTTGTGCAGGCCGACGATTTCTCCGGCGCCGCCGAGGTTGGCTACTGCTTTGTGGAGCACGGGCTCTCTACGCAGGTCTTGCTGGGAACGCCCGACGGCGGCGCCTCCTCGCCGGGGAACGTCACCGACGTTGTAGTAGTCGATACACACTCCCGCGGCCTTCCCGAAGCCGCCGCCGAAGCGCTGGCGACCGAGGCTTTCTCAAGTTCCGCCGCTTCGGAGGCTCAGGTGTCCTTCAAAAAGACCGATTCCCTGTGGCGCGGCAACATCCGCGCCGAGGTTGCCGCGCTGACAGGCCTGGGCTATCACGCGGTCATTGCCGGGGCACTCCCCCAGCTGGAACGTTCGGTCCGGGACGGAAAGCCGTTCGCTGCCGGGGTCCCCCTGGGGCAGACCGAGCTGTGGCAGGCCGAGATTTCCGCGCCGCCCGCTGACATCCTTTCCCTTCTCAGCCCGGACAAGGCTGCCTCGGTGCAGACCGTGGACCTGGCCGAGCTTCGGTCCGGATCACTCGCCGCGAAGCTGGCCGGAAAGCTGGAATCCACCGAACCAACGCTGGTGGTGGTTGACGGCGAAACGGTCCCGGACCTGCAGATCGTAGTGGACGCCCTGCTGGAGCTTGGCTTCAGCGCCGGTGGCAGGCGCGTGGTGCTGGTGGGCACCGGCGGAGCAGCGGACACGCTCGCGAAGCGGCTGGCCGCACAACTTGCGCGAAATGCGCAGGCGGCGGCAAGAGCTGACGCGACCAGTGCGGAACGGAAGCTCACCGCCAGACCCGTTCTCGCCGTCGTCGGCTCCGCCTCCGGGACTGCGCAGAAGCAGCTGGCTCAATTGGAGGACCGCGGCTTCACCGTGGTCCGGCTCAACCCGGACTCCGCAGACACAGCCGGTGCTTATGCCGCCGAACTGGCCCAGGTTTGGCGGTCCTTGGCAGCCGGAACCTGCGTGGCTATCACGGTTGCCGCCGCAAAAGTGGACCCGTCAAACGCCGCGCGCATTGTCCAGGCGCTCTCCCGCTTCGCCGCACAGGCAGCAACGGAATCGGGCGCGGACCTGATCCTCACCGGCGGCGAGACGGCCCGCGAAGTCCTGGACGCCGTCGGCCTCCAGCGGCTGGTGCCGCTCGCGGCCGTGCAGCACGGCGCTGTGCTCAGCCGCGCCGATGACGGAACGCTGGTGGGCACCAAGCCCGGCAGCTTCGGCGATGACCTCGCCCTTGTACAGCTTTACAACGAAATCCGGGAGCGCCGCGGCCAGTCCGCAGACGCGCCCGCCAACACCCTTCCCAGCAAGACTTCCGAAAGACCTGGAGCAGAAATGACCACCGCAGCAGCAAACAAGACCGAGCAGGCCGCCCTCCCCCATATCGCCGTCACCATGGGCGACGGCGCCGGTGTTGGACCCGAGGTGGTGGTGGCCGCGGTCCTGGACCCGCAGAGCAACGCCGAGTGCCGGCCCGTGGTGATCGGGGACGCGCTGCGCCTCCGCCAGGCCGCGGACATCCTGGGCATCGAGGCAGATATCCGGACCATCGCCTCGGTGGAGGACGCGGTGTTCATGCCGGGCCGGGTGAACGTGATCGACATGGCGCTGCTGCCGGAGGACCTGCCCTGGGGCCAGCTCTCCCCCGTGGCCGGGCACGCTGCCTATGAATACATCCGGGTGGCCAGCGAGCTGGCCATGGCCGGGAAGGTGCAGGCCATCTGCACCGCGCCGCTGAACAAGGAGGCCCTGCACGCCGCCGGGCACATCTTCCCCGGGCACACCGAACTGCTGGCGCAGCTGACCGGGACCGAGGAAGTGTCCATGATGCTCTCGACGCCCAAGATCCGCGTCATCCACGTGACCACGCACATCGGGCTGATGGACGCCATCCGCAAGATCAACCCGGACCTGGTGGAACGCACCATCCGCCGCGGCCACGAGGCCCTGATCCGCGCCGGCATCCCGAACCCGAAGATCGGCGTCTGCGCCATCAACCCGCACGCCGGCGAGAACGGGCTGTTCGGCCAGGGCGAGGAAGCCGAGAAGATCGAGCCGGGAGTGAAGGCCGCGCAGGCCGCCGGGATCGACGTCACCGGCCCGCTGCCCGCGGACACGCTCTTCTTCCTGGCCGGCCGGGGCGATTACGACCTGGTGGTGGCCATGTACCACGACCAGGGGCACGGCCCCGTGAAGGTGCTGGGCATCGAGGCCGGCGTGAACATCACCGTGGGCCTGCCTGTCATCCGCACCTCCGTGGACCACGGCACCGCCTTTGACATTGCCGGCAAGGCGATCGCCGATTCGCGCAGCATGGTGGAGGCCCTGCACCAGGCGGCGGAGATGGCCACCCGGCCCGCCGTGGTCGGTGGTTGA
- a CDS encoding DeoR/GlpR family DNA-binding transcription regulator → MLSANARREEIYHLAVTTGLASVEELSARFEVTASTIRRDLALLNGQGRLARTYGGAMALGAHPEASLRQRTGEAFEQKHAIARWAASVIRPGENILLDAGSTVGALAHELRAFDRLSVTTPGINTMQELAESQGIEVDCLGGRLRSLSQSFVGPLAEAALERMSFDRVFLGADAVTAEDGICEADHSQTRLKELMARRGNLVYVLADSSKLGLRPFHAWARLALPWTLVTDDGADPGQVQKFRDAGVDVEVAAVGG, encoded by the coding sequence ATGCTGTCGGCAAATGCCAGGCGCGAGGAGATCTACCACCTCGCCGTCACCACCGGCCTGGCCTCCGTGGAGGAACTGTCCGCCCGGTTCGAGGTCACGGCCTCCACCATCCGCCGCGACCTGGCGCTCCTGAACGGGCAGGGCCGGCTGGCCCGCACCTACGGCGGCGCCATGGCCCTGGGCGCCCACCCGGAAGCGTCGCTTCGACAGCGCACCGGCGAGGCCTTTGAGCAGAAGCACGCCATCGCCCGCTGGGCGGCGTCCGTGATCCGGCCCGGGGAAAACATCCTGCTCGACGCCGGCTCCACCGTGGGTGCCCTCGCCCACGAGCTGCGCGCTTTTGATCGGTTATCCGTGACCACGCCGGGCATCAACACCATGCAGGAACTGGCCGAGTCCCAGGGCATCGAGGTGGACTGCCTGGGCGGCCGGCTGCGGAGCCTGAGCCAGAGCTTCGTGGGTCCGCTGGCCGAGGCAGCCCTGGAGCGGATGAGCTTTGACCGCGTGTTCCTCGGCGCCGACGCCGTCACCGCCGAGGACGGCATCTGCGAGGCCGACCACTCCCAGACCCGCCTCAAGGAACTCATGGCCCGACGCGGCAATCTTGTGTATGTCCTGGCGGACTCCTCCAAGCTCGGCCTGCGGCCCTTCCACGCGTGGGCGCGGCTCGCGCTCCCCTGGACGCTGGTAACGGACGACGGCGCCGACCCGGGTCAGGTGCAGAAGTTCCGGGACGCAGGGGTCGACGTTGAGGTGGCCGCCGTCGGTGGTTGA
- a CDS encoding ArsR/SmtB family transcription factor, translating to MAKYPQLNSVFQALADPTRRAVLGRLGEGPASISELAKPFDITLPSFMKHIHLLEESGWIQTRKEGRVRTCVIEKKSFAVVEAWLSEQRDIWEGRTDRLEHFVTTTHEKEQEQ from the coding sequence ATGGCTAAGTATCCGCAGCTGAATAGCGTCTTCCAGGCGCTGGCCGACCCCACCCGCCGTGCCGTGCTGGGGCGGCTGGGTGAGGGCCCTGCAAGCATCAGCGAGTTGGCAAAGCCTTTCGATATAACGTTGCCCTCCTTCATGAAGCACATCCACCTTCTGGAGGAGAGCGGCTGGATCCAGACGCGCAAGGAGGGCCGGGTGCGCACTTGCGTCATCGAAAAGAAATCGTTCGCCGTGGTCGAAGCCTGGCTGTCCGAACAACGCGACATCTGGGAAGGCCGCACTGACCGGCTTGAGCACTTCGTCACCACCACCCATGAAAAGGAACAGGAACAATGA
- a CDS encoding SRPBCC family protein, with translation MNSATHPDLDLTISRIISAPRSVVWGAWTDKASFEQWWVPAPAACKVLEMDLRPGGSFLTQISENGGEFMPHISGCFLAIDELERIVFTNSLVGGWRPAEDPFMTAIITLKDHPEGTEYVANVMHRNNADRNMHKEMGFYDGWGTVTRQLAELAEQQAL, from the coding sequence ATGAACTCAGCCACACACCCGGATCTCGATCTGACAATTTCGCGAATCATCAGCGCGCCCCGCTCCGTCGTTTGGGGGGCCTGGACGGACAAAGCGAGCTTCGAGCAATGGTGGGTGCCTGCGCCTGCCGCCTGCAAGGTCCTGGAAATGGACCTCCGGCCCGGTGGATCATTCCTCACCCAGATCAGCGAGAACGGCGGCGAGTTCATGCCGCACATCAGTGGCTGCTTTCTCGCAATCGATGAACTCGAGCGAATCGTCTTCACGAATTCCCTGGTCGGCGGCTGGCGACCGGCTGAAGATCCATTCATGACCGCGATCATCACACTGAAGGACCACCCGGAAGGTACCGAATACGTCGCCAACGTGATGCATCGCAACAACGCAGACCGGAACATGCATAAAGAGATGGGCTTCTACGACGGGTGGGGTACCGTCACGAGGCAACTCGCCGAACTAGCAGAGCAGCAGGCGCTGTAG
- a CDS encoding sulfurtransferase, with the protein MQALPPDNSDRIAEYAHSDRLVTAEWLVQHMADRRLVIVESDEDPLLYEVGHIPSAVKIDWHTDLNNQVMRDYLTGQEFANLMTSRGISRDSTVVIYGDRHNWWAAYTLWVFSLFGHPDVRLLDGGRETWISEGRPLETAPPPARSATPYPVVTRDDASIRAFKSDVQEHIGLPLIDIRSPEEYTGERTSIPDYPQEGVLRGGHIPGARNVPWARAVSDDGTFRPRRELEEIYFHEVGLRADDEVITYCRIGERSSHSWFALTFLLGMDRVRNYDGSWTEWGNAVQAPIAVGSSGSGSTANVAAVSP; encoded by the coding sequence ATGCAAGCCTTACCTCCAGACAATTCTGACCGAATCGCAGAGTACGCACATTCCGACAGGTTGGTCACCGCCGAATGGCTTGTGCAGCACATGGCCGACCGCAGGCTGGTCATCGTGGAATCTGACGAGGATCCGCTGCTGTATGAAGTGGGCCATATACCGTCGGCAGTGAAAATTGATTGGCATACGGACCTGAACAACCAGGTGATGCGCGACTATTTGACGGGGCAGGAATTTGCCAATCTGATGACGTCCCGCGGTATTTCACGGGACAGCACCGTTGTCATTTATGGTGACAGGCACAACTGGTGGGCTGCCTATACGCTCTGGGTGTTCAGTCTCTTTGGCCATCCTGACGTCCGCTTGCTCGACGGCGGACGTGAAACCTGGATCTCCGAAGGGCGTCCTCTGGAGACAGCGCCGCCGCCCGCCAGGAGCGCAACGCCGTATCCGGTGGTCACGCGCGACGACGCCTCCATCCGGGCGTTTAAGAGTGACGTCCAGGAACATATCGGCCTACCGCTGATAGACATCCGCAGCCCTGAGGAATACACGGGTGAGCGCACGTCAATTCCCGATTACCCCCAGGAGGGTGTCCTCCGCGGCGGGCATATCCCCGGGGCGCGCAATGTCCCGTGGGCGCGGGCTGTTTCCGACGATGGGACTTTCCGGCCGCGGCGGGAACTCGAGGAGATCTACTTCCACGAAGTAGGCCTTCGAGCCGACGATGAAGTCATCACCTACTGCCGCATCGGCGAGCGTTCAAGCCACTCGTGGTTTGCCTTGACTTTCCTGCTGGGCATGGACAGGGTGAGGAACTACGACGGCTCTTGGACCGAATGGGGCAACGCAGTGCAGGCTCCCATAGCGGTAGGAAGTTCAGGCTCCGGTTCCACCGCGAATGTCGCTGCCGTCTCTCCATAG